The Salinibaculum sp. SYNS191 genome has a window encoding:
- a CDS encoding DUF429 domain-containing protein translates to MAEDLYLGVDWSAGSWFAVAFDSAGFDHAVVVDEIGELWHRYEERAERVLVDMPIGLIEEGEEGRECDRLARKAVGPRSASIFTPPVREATRKRRYPAAQRVNERKSGRGLSKQAFNISDGIAAVDDLLRNVPEARAAFAESHPEVCFRALAGEPLQHSKRKAGGYAERMRALATFDPDAPAAVQSAAEAAGDAQVAVDDVLDATVLAYTARPGPGELRSLPADPPTDPKGLPMQIVYRAGEPLVEA, encoded by the coding sequence ATGGCCGAGGACCTGTACCTGGGGGTCGACTGGAGTGCAGGGTCGTGGTTCGCGGTGGCCTTCGACAGCGCGGGCTTCGACCACGCGGTCGTCGTCGACGAAATCGGCGAACTCTGGCACCGCTACGAGGAACGCGCCGAGCGCGTCCTCGTCGACATGCCGATCGGGCTCATCGAGGAGGGCGAGGAGGGCCGCGAGTGCGACCGCCTGGCCCGGAAAGCCGTCGGCCCGCGCAGCGCCTCCATCTTCACGCCGCCGGTCCGCGAGGCGACGCGCAAGCGCCGCTACCCCGCGGCCCAGCGCGTCAACGAACGCAAGTCGGGCCGCGGCCTCTCGAAACAGGCGTTCAACATCAGCGACGGCATCGCCGCCGTCGACGACCTGCTTCGCAACGTCCCGGAGGCGCGGGCGGCCTTCGCCGAGTCGCACCCGGAGGTCTGCTTCCGGGCGCTGGCGGGCGAACCGCTCCAGCACTCGAAGCGCAAGGCCGGCGGCTACGCCGAGCGGATGCGCGCGCTGGCGACGTTCGACCCCGACGCGCCGGCGGCGGTCCAGTCGGCGGCCGAGGCCGCCGGCGACGCCCAGGTGGCCGTCGACGACGTGCTCGACGCGACGGTGCTGGCCTACACGGCGCGGCCCGGCCCCGGCGAACTCCGTTCGCTCCCGGCAGACCCCCCGACGGACCCGAAGGGACTCCCGATGCAGATCGTCTACCGCGCCGGCGAACCGCTGGTCGAGGCCTGA